Proteins encoded in a region of the Nonomuraea helvata genome:
- a CDS encoding putative quinol monooxygenase, which produces MSLFVIAEFLAAPGQHDRLRTALEALIEPTLDEPGCLAYQAYADPNDPASMVIVERWENRQAFDEHFTTPHLRHAQRVLDRILARPLTLRTLVEAP; this is translated from the coding sequence ATGTCCCTTTTCGTGATCGCCGAGTTCCTGGCCGCGCCTGGCCAGCATGACCGGCTCCGTACGGCGCTGGAAGCTCTGATCGAGCCGACGCTGGACGAACCCGGTTGCCTCGCCTACCAGGCCTACGCCGACCCCAACGACCCCGCCTCCATGGTGATCGTGGAACGCTGGGAGAACCGGCAGGCCTTCGACGAGCACTTCACCACCCCGCACCTGCGTCACGCCCAGCGGGTCCTTGACCGGATACTCGCCCGGCCACTGACCCTGCGCACCTTGGTCGAGGCGCCCTAG
- a CDS encoding IclR family transcriptional regulator translates to MTTDEQSPAAFTAGSKTIDTGLRLLEILKEHPDGLTITELAQRAGIHRNAVSRHLVALGNHRLAARIGNRYTLGLGIVELNAAVQHRLRSAASAALQVLADACNATAFITVLDIDESQAVVLTVAEPRVSQIHVGYRAGTRHPADRGASGIAILAGRPPLPGERPAIAQARATGYAVTAGELQPGAWGVAAPITTARRPAGASVGVVTIGVRDENEIAPLVLGAATEIARLL, encoded by the coding sequence ATGACCACTGACGAGCAGAGCCCGGCCGCCTTCACGGCGGGCTCGAAGACGATCGACACCGGCCTGCGGCTCCTGGAGATCCTCAAGGAGCATCCGGACGGGCTGACCATCACCGAGCTCGCCCAGCGGGCCGGGATCCATCGCAACGCCGTCTCCCGCCATCTGGTCGCACTCGGCAACCACCGGCTGGCCGCCCGGATCGGCAACCGCTACACCCTCGGCCTCGGCATCGTCGAGCTCAACGCCGCCGTGCAGCACAGGCTCCGCAGCGCGGCCTCCGCCGCTCTCCAGGTGCTGGCCGACGCCTGCAACGCCACCGCTTTCATCACGGTGCTCGACATCGACGAGAGCCAGGCGGTCGTGCTCACCGTGGCCGAGCCGCGCGTCTCACAGATCCACGTCGGCTATCGCGCCGGCACGCGGCATCCCGCGGACCGCGGCGCCTCAGGGATCGCCATCCTGGCCGGCCGCCCGCCCCTGCCCGGGGAGCGCCCAGCGATCGCCCAGGCTCGCGCCACCGGGTACGCGGTCACCGCGGGCGAGCTGCAGCCCGGGGCATGGGGTGTCGCCGCCCCGATCACCACGGCACGGCGCCCGGCCGGTGCCAGCGTCGGCGTGGTGACCATCGGGGTGCGGGACGAGAACGAGATCGCCCCTCTCGTACTCGGCGCCGCAACCGAGATCGCCAGGCTCCTCTAG
- a CDS encoding type II toxin-antitoxin system VapB family antitoxin, with protein MSLNIKNPEAERLAAEIGALTGESKTAAVISALRERRERLLAKSREEEDATMAEDLLALAAKIRSRLRDADLSTDFLYDSETGLPA; from the coding sequence GTGAGCCTGAACATCAAGAACCCCGAGGCCGAGCGGCTGGCAGCGGAGATCGGCGCGCTTACGGGAGAGAGCAAGACCGCAGCCGTCATCTCCGCCCTGCGCGAGCGGCGTGAGCGCCTGCTCGCCAAGAGTCGGGAGGAGGAGGACGCCACGATGGCGGAAGATCTGCTCGCGCTCGCCGCGAAGATCCGCTCGAGGTTGAGGGACGCGGATCTGTCCACTGACTTCCTGTATGACTCCGAAACGGGTCTCCCCGCGTGA
- a CDS encoding cytochrome P450, whose translation MSTTANVFDPRIYAQGIPHETYRRLRDHDPVRWQEEHEVGDWPAGPGFWAVTRHADVVRVLRTPAEFSSWLGATQIRDPDPADLSFIRRMMLNLDPPDHGRLRRIVSGVFTARRIERFTAGVAARARLLIDGIAERGACDLPADVTDDYPIHNLADLLGIPPSDRGQILEWTNRVIGYQDPDHATVVRGPDGKPVNPRSPAMLADMFEYAHSLAADKRRNPADDIMTALAMAEVDGQRLTDPELSMFFFLLVIAGNDTVRSALPGGLLALLDHPDQHRRLLDRPELLDSAIEEMLRWHPPVLSFRRTAVHDTVLAERRIAAGDKVVVFHGAANFDERRFPDPMRFDIARHPNDHVSFGDGPHVCLGSRFARLQLRVFYRELLWRLPDVQLAGPPVRLVSNFIGGVKHLPLRYTPVPPLGVE comes from the coding sequence ATGAGTACGACGGCCAACGTGTTCGACCCGCGTATCTACGCACAGGGCATCCCGCACGAGACGTACCGCCGGCTGCGTGACCACGATCCCGTGCGCTGGCAGGAGGAGCACGAGGTCGGTGACTGGCCCGCGGGGCCCGGGTTCTGGGCGGTGACCCGCCACGCGGACGTCGTACGCGTCCTGCGCACGCCGGCCGAGTTCAGCTCCTGGCTCGGCGCCACCCAGATACGCGACCCGGACCCCGCCGACCTGTCGTTCATCCGGCGGATGATGCTCAACCTCGATCCGCCGGACCACGGCCGGCTCCGGCGGATCGTCTCCGGCGTGTTCACCGCCAGGCGCATCGAGCGCTTCACCGCCGGCGTCGCGGCACGGGCACGGCTGCTCATCGACGGGATCGCCGAGCGAGGCGCGTGCGACCTGCCGGCGGACGTGACCGACGACTACCCGATCCACAACCTCGCGGATCTCCTCGGCATCCCGCCCTCCGATCGCGGCCAGATCCTGGAGTGGACCAACCGCGTGATCGGTTACCAGGATCCCGACCACGCCACCGTCGTCCGCGGCCCGGACGGCAAGCCGGTCAACCCGCGATCCCCGGCCATGCTCGCCGACATGTTCGAGTACGCCCACTCACTCGCCGCCGACAAACGCCGCAATCCGGCAGACGACATCATGACCGCGCTCGCCATGGCCGAGGTGGACGGGCAGCGTCTCACCGATCCCGAACTGTCGATGTTCTTCTTCCTCCTGGTCATCGCGGGCAACGACACGGTGCGTTCGGCCCTGCCCGGCGGGCTGCTCGCCCTGCTGGACCATCCCGACCAGCATCGCCGCCTGCTCGACCGGCCCGAGCTCCTCGACTCGGCCATCGAGGAGATGCTGCGCTGGCATCCCCCCGTGCTCAGCTTCCGCCGTACCGCCGTGCACGACACAGTCCTGGCCGAGCGGCGCATCGCCGCAGGCGACAAGGTCGTCGTCTTCCACGGTGCCGCCAACTTCGACGAGCGCCGCTTCCCCGACCCGATGCGTTTCGACATCGCCCGCCACCCCAACGACCACGTCTCGTTCGGCGACGGCCCGCACGTGTGCCTCGGCTCCCGCTTCGCGCGGCTGCAACTCCGCGTGTTCTACCGGGAACTGCTCTGGCGGCTGCCGGACGTGCAACTCGCCGGACCACCTGTGCGGCTGGTGTCCAACTTCATCGGCGGCGTCAAGCACCTGCCGCTGCGCTACACCCCCGTACCTCCTCTGGGCGTCGAATGA
- a CDS encoding type II toxin-antitoxin system VapC family toxin yields MIIDTSAIVAILKGEPDAAAFTEAIRDAALRRMSAATYLEMAAVVERTRDPAASRLLDDFLSRMKVEIMPVTLQQVRIARRAYWDYGKGSGHKAGLNFGDCFSYALARDCREPLLFKGDDFVHTDVTPVL; encoded by the coding sequence GTGATCATTGACACCAGCGCGATCGTCGCGATCCTCAAGGGCGAGCCGGATGCCGCCGCCTTTACCGAAGCCATCCGAGATGCCGCGTTGCGTCGTATGTCGGCCGCGACCTATCTGGAGATGGCCGCCGTGGTCGAGCGTACGCGCGATCCGGCCGCTTCCCGGCTCCTGGACGATTTCCTGAGCAGGATGAAGGTCGAGATCATGCCTGTCACATTGCAGCAGGTACGCATCGCCCGCCGGGCCTACTGGGACTACGGCAAGGGGAGCGGTCACAAGGCTGGGCTGAACTTCGGCGACTGCTTCTCCTATGCGCTGGCAAGAGACTGTCGTGAGCCGCTGCTCTTCAAGGGCGACGATTTCGTTCACACCGACGTCACACCCGTTCTGTGA
- a CDS encoding alpha/beta hydrolase, whose product MSPVVLPHDVLGSGPHRVIALHGWFGDRGAFRKIQPYLNGEAFTYAFPDYRGYGQARDITGEYTLAEIADDVIALADKLGWETFSLVGHSMGGTAMQRVMLDAPGRVRKLVGISAVPASGVPFDDEAWALFAGSADEPAGRRAIIDLTTGNRLPGPWLDEMVDNSLRNSTATAYRAYLDAWARTDFHTEVAGTDTPVLVIAGENDPALSADVMRGTWLQWYPNAELLTFADAGHYAMDETPLALVSAIERFLAT is encoded by the coding sequence ATGTCCCCCGTCGTCCTTCCCCACGACGTCCTCGGTTCGGGGCCACATCGCGTAATCGCGTTGCACGGCTGGTTCGGAGACCGCGGCGCCTTCAGGAAGATCCAGCCGTACCTGAACGGCGAGGCCTTCACCTACGCCTTCCCCGACTACCGGGGCTACGGCCAGGCTCGCGACATCACCGGCGAGTACACCCTCGCCGAGATCGCCGACGATGTGATCGCGCTCGCCGACAAGCTGGGGTGGGAGACCTTCTCCCTGGTCGGTCACTCGATGGGCGGTACGGCGATGCAGCGCGTGATGCTGGACGCGCCCGGCCGGGTCCGCAAGCTCGTCGGCATCTCCGCGGTGCCGGCCTCCGGCGTGCCGTTCGACGACGAGGCCTGGGCGCTGTTCGCCGGCTCCGCCGACGAGCCCGCCGGCCGTCGCGCGATCATCGATCTCACCACCGGCAACCGGCTTCCGGGCCCGTGGCTCGACGAGATGGTGGACAACTCGCTGCGCAACTCCACGGCGACCGCTTACCGGGCCTACCTGGACGCCTGGGCCCGCACCGACTTCCACACCGAGGTGGCCGGCACCGACACGCCGGTGCTCGTCATCGCCGGTGAGAACGACCCCGCGCTCTCCGCCGACGTCATGCGGGGCACCTGGCTGCAGTGGTACCCGAACGCCGAACTGCTGACATTCGCCGACGCCGGCCACTACGCGATGGACGAGACACCGTTGGCCCTGGTTTCCGCCATCGAACGTTTCCTGGCCACCTGA
- a CDS encoding aldo/keto reductase codes for MTSSQLPVHRLGRTDMEITRLGFGLWAVSGSGWRFSWGATDDAESVAAIRHALEAGVNWIDTAAVYGLGHSEELVGKAVADLPETDRPYLFTKVGLVWDPDNPSAAPRRIMKPASVRRELEDSLRRLGVDHIDLYQVHYPDTGESLEYAGGGFGAMSPNATPLEEYWQVMADLKAEGKVRAIGLSNHTPDLLEAAEQIAHVDVIQPPFSAINRSAAAEIAWAHAHETGVIVYSPLQSGLLTGAFSAERVAGLPAEDWRTAHHDFTTGLTANLRLAEALRPIAERHGRTVAEVAIAWVLAWPGITGAIVGARAAAQVDGWIGAGSLELTPADLEEITTAITVSGAGSGPARHV; via the coding sequence GTGACGTCTTCGCAGTTGCCCGTCCACCGGCTCGGGCGTACCGATATGGAGATCACCAGGTTGGGCTTCGGTTTGTGGGCCGTGTCGGGCTCGGGCTGGCGCTTCAGCTGGGGTGCCACGGACGACGCCGAGTCGGTCGCCGCGATCCGCCACGCGCTGGAGGCCGGCGTCAACTGGATCGACACCGCCGCCGTCTACGGCCTGGGCCATTCGGAGGAACTGGTCGGCAAGGCGGTCGCCGACCTGCCCGAGACCGACCGCCCGTACCTGTTCACCAAGGTCGGCCTGGTCTGGGACCCGGACAACCCGTCGGCCGCGCCCCGGCGCATCATGAAGCCCGCCAGCGTCCGCCGCGAGCTCGAAGACTCGCTGCGGCGGCTGGGCGTCGATCACATCGACCTGTACCAGGTGCACTATCCCGACACCGGCGAGTCGCTGGAGTACGCCGGCGGCGGGTTCGGCGCGATGTCGCCCAACGCCACGCCGCTGGAGGAGTACTGGCAGGTCATGGCCGATTTGAAGGCCGAAGGCAAGGTCCGGGCGATCGGGCTGTCCAACCACACGCCCGACCTGCTGGAGGCCGCCGAGCAGATCGCGCATGTCGATGTCATCCAGCCGCCGTTCTCGGCGATCAACCGGTCGGCCGCCGCCGAGATCGCCTGGGCCCATGCCCACGAGACCGGTGTCATCGTCTACTCGCCGCTGCAGTCCGGTCTGCTCACCGGGGCCTTCTCCGCCGAGCGCGTGGCCGGCCTGCCCGCCGAGGACTGGCGCACCGCTCACCACGACTTCACCACCGGCCTGACCGCCAACCTCCGGCTCGCCGAAGCGCTGCGCCCGATCGCCGAGCGTCATGGCCGCACCGTGGCCGAGGTCGCCATCGCCTGGGTACTGGCCTGGCCGGGCATCACCGGCGCGATCGTGGGCGCACGCGCGGCCGCTCAGGTGGACGGCTGGATCGGCGCCGGCTCGCTGGAGCTGACTCCCGCCGACCTCGAGGAGATCACCACCGCGATCACCGTGTCCGGCGCGGGCAGCGGCCCGGCCCGCCACGTGTGA
- a CDS encoding ATP-binding protein, which produces MLIAKPSEIFDRDAEWAELVDFINDDSPYPTLGVVSGRRRQGKTLLLGSICDAAGGIYIEGTEAVPAEHFHLIGELLAARLGSPAPLHFTSWRAVIDAILDLETSSPFPVVIDEFPYLVKVSPELPSILQAALDLRRRKGGSPIRLILCGSALTFMGGLLAGNAPLRGRAGLELVVPTLDYRLAAEFWQISDPRLALLTHAVVGGTPAYRREYTRDDVPQSLADFDAWVKRAVLNPARPLFREARYLLAEEPDLRDPALYHSVLAAVAEGNASRGGIANYIGRKATEISHPLAVLEDAGLLAKSPDMLRAARPHYRITEPLITFYHSVMRPAWRELERRRADQVWKRSRDRFLSGVVGPHFEEICRTWAADFAEAEVFGDVPAEVGHGVVNDPERRTSHEIDVVVLSKPDGGPRKVLSLGEVKWGDIMCEGHVERLRRVRDLLAGRGYDTRSTRLACYSAAGFTADLLATENSEVLLVTPDRLYS; this is translated from the coding sequence GTGCTCATCGCCAAGCCTTCAGAGATCTTCGACCGCGATGCGGAATGGGCCGAACTGGTCGACTTCATCAACGATGATTCACCGTATCCGACGCTCGGCGTAGTCTCGGGGAGGCGACGCCAAGGAAAGACCCTGCTCCTTGGCTCCATCTGCGATGCGGCCGGGGGCATCTACATCGAAGGTACCGAGGCGGTTCCCGCCGAGCACTTCCATCTGATCGGCGAGCTGCTGGCTGCCCGGCTCGGTAGCCCTGCCCCGCTCCACTTCACCTCCTGGCGCGCGGTCATCGACGCGATTCTGGATCTGGAGACCTCGTCGCCCTTCCCCGTAGTGATCGACGAGTTCCCCTACCTGGTGAAGGTCTCGCCTGAACTGCCGTCCATCCTCCAGGCGGCTCTGGATCTGCGGCGACGCAAGGGAGGGTCACCGATTCGCCTGATCCTGTGCGGCTCCGCCCTTACCTTCATGGGCGGGCTGCTGGCCGGGAACGCACCGTTGCGTGGCAGGGCGGGTTTGGAGCTGGTCGTTCCCACGCTGGACTATCGGCTCGCGGCGGAATTCTGGCAGATCAGTGACCCCCGGCTCGCCTTGCTGACGCACGCCGTGGTGGGCGGAACTCCTGCCTACCGCCGCGAATACACTCGCGATGACGTCCCGCAGTCACTCGCCGACTTCGACGCCTGGGTCAAGCGCGCGGTGCTGAATCCCGCTCGCCCTCTCTTCCGTGAGGCGCGCTACCTCCTCGCAGAAGAGCCGGATCTGCGCGATCCCGCCCTGTATCACTCCGTTTTGGCGGCGGTGGCAGAGGGGAACGCCTCACGCGGCGGCATCGCCAATTACATCGGCCGAAAGGCCACGGAGATCAGTCACCCGCTCGCCGTGCTGGAGGATGCGGGGCTGTTGGCCAAATCCCCCGACATGTTGCGCGCCGCCCGCCCGCACTACCGGATCACAGAACCGCTGATCACCTTCTACCACTCGGTGATGCGACCGGCCTGGCGGGAGCTCGAACGCAGGCGAGCCGACCAGGTATGGAAGCGCAGCCGTGATCGGTTCCTGAGCGGGGTGGTGGGACCGCACTTCGAAGAGATCTGCCGCACGTGGGCCGCGGACTTCGCGGAGGCAGAGGTGTTCGGCGACGTTCCCGCAGAGGTCGGCCACGGCGTCGTCAACGATCCCGAACGCCGCACCAGTCACGAGATCGACGTGGTCGTCCTGTCCAAGCCCGACGGCGGGCCGCGCAAGGTGCTCTCCCTGGGTGAGGTCAAGTGGGGAGACATCATGTGCGAGGGGCATGTCGAGCGGCTCCGGCGCGTCCGCGACCTTCTTGCGGGCCGCGGCTACGACACGCGTTCGACCCGCCTGGCCTGCTACAGCGCCGCCGGTTTCACAGCGGACCTGCTCGCGACGGAAAACAGCGAAGTCCTGCTGGTGACGCCCGACCGCCTCTACTCCTGA
- a CDS encoding nuclear transport factor 2 family protein gives MSDDEARRVFQVVDSFEPDRFVQLLAEDARLVFGNAEPMVGRDAIAEGLRTFFATIAGLAHRLVRTWQADADTIAETEVTYRRLDGKDVSVVAVSIWRTRDDGLISDYRIFVDLAPVYAT, from the coding sequence ATGTCCGACGATGAGGCACGGCGCGTTTTCCAGGTGGTCGACTCGTTCGAGCCCGACAGGTTCGTGCAGTTGCTGGCGGAGGACGCCAGGCTGGTGTTCGGCAATGCCGAGCCCATGGTGGGACGCGACGCCATCGCCGAGGGGCTGCGGACGTTCTTCGCCACCATCGCGGGCCTGGCGCACAGGCTCGTCAGAACGTGGCAGGCCGACGCCGACACCATTGCCGAGACCGAGGTGACCTACCGGCGGCTCGACGGCAAGGACGTCAGCGTCGTGGCCGTGTCGATCTGGCGTACCCGCGACGACGGGCTGATCTCGGACTACCGCATCTTCGTCGACCTGGCACCCGTTTACGCGACGTAG
- a CDS encoding helix-turn-helix transcriptional regulator has protein sequence MMLDRRAELGEFLRSRRARLRPEELGLTAYGQRRRVPGLRREELAQLAGVSVDHYIRLEQGRSLHFSAEVLDAVARALRLDAAERAHLHRLARPAPPVPPGLPAAAGRPPLRAGIHRLLASFHDVPAYLVDRDTTVLAWNRAAAALITDFGALPPEQRNMARLTFLDEGIRHLYADWPARARDIVAFLRLDAGRELADASIAALVAELSAASAEFRRLWSEHLVKDKVHGRYLYRHPLVGELELAYEALRLPDDPGLALAVHTADEGSASQTALRLLTTWADQETPAR, from the coding sequence ATGATGTTGGATCGACGTGCCGAGCTGGGCGAGTTTCTCCGGTCCCGGCGGGCCCGGCTGCGTCCGGAAGAGCTCGGCCTGACCGCGTACGGGCAGCGGCGCCGCGTCCCCGGGCTGCGGCGCGAAGAGCTGGCGCAGCTGGCCGGGGTCAGTGTCGACCACTACATCCGGCTGGAACAGGGACGCAGCCTGCACTTCTCCGCCGAAGTGCTGGACGCGGTGGCCCGGGCGCTGCGGCTGGACGCCGCCGAACGCGCGCACCTGCATCGCCTGGCCCGCCCCGCTCCGCCCGTTCCGCCCGGCTTGCCCGCCGCAGCCGGTCGGCCGCCGCTGCGCGCCGGCATCCACCGGCTGCTCGCATCGTTCCACGACGTGCCGGCCTACCTGGTCGACCGCGACACCACCGTCCTGGCCTGGAACCGGGCCGCCGCCGCGCTGATCACCGACTTCGGGGCGCTGCCGCCCGAGCAGCGCAACATGGCCCGGCTGACCTTCCTGGACGAGGGCATCCGCCACCTGTACGCCGACTGGCCGGCACGAGCCCGCGACATCGTCGCGTTCCTCCGCCTGGACGCCGGGCGTGAGCTCGCCGACGCGTCCATCGCGGCCCTGGTCGCGGAGCTGTCGGCCGCCAGCGCCGAGTTCCGCCGGTTGTGGAGCGAGCACCTGGTGAAGGACAAAGTCCACGGGCGCTACCTGTACCGGCATCCGCTGGTCGGGGAGCTCGAGCTGGCCTATGAGGCCTTGCGCCTGCCGGATGACCCGGGGCTGGCGCTCGCCGTTCACACCGCCGACGAAGGCTCTGCCTCCCAGACCGCGCTCCGGCTCCTGACCACCTGGGCCGATCAGGAGACACCCGCCCGCTGA
- a CDS encoding SDR family NAD(P)-dependent oxidoreductase: MMYPDLQGKVALITGGSGGIGRETARVLAEQGMRVVVNGRDPVTVEAAVKGIGGAAIGVAADITDFAAVEAMREEVERRLGPVDVLAAFAGGGTGMPRPIDQMSVEDWHATVNANLTSAFLTIGSFLPRMRERRSGSIITMSSLAARTPTAASVAYTAAKAGVIALTRQLAYELGPTGIRVNAVAPSTIMTERLEERMPAEFQERLLAEHPIGRLGTPLDVANVTAFLASEASSWLTGLTIDVAGGKWMP, encoded by the coding sequence ATGATGTACCCAGACCTGCAGGGCAAGGTGGCGCTGATCACCGGCGGCTCCGGCGGGATCGGGCGGGAGACCGCTCGGGTGCTGGCCGAGCAGGGGATGCGGGTCGTGGTCAACGGGCGTGACCCGGTGACCGTCGAGGCGGCCGTGAAGGGGATCGGCGGCGCGGCGATCGGCGTGGCCGCCGACATCACCGACTTCGCCGCCGTCGAGGCGATGCGGGAGGAGGTCGAGCGGCGGCTCGGGCCCGTGGACGTGCTGGCGGCCTTCGCCGGGGGCGGGACCGGGATGCCGCGGCCCATCGACCAGATGAGCGTGGAGGACTGGCACGCCACCGTGAACGCCAACCTCACCTCGGCGTTCCTCACCATCGGGAGCTTCCTGCCCCGCATGAGGGAGCGGCGGAGCGGATCGATCATCACGATGTCGTCGCTGGCGGCCCGTACCCCGACCGCCGCGTCGGTGGCGTACACGGCGGCCAAGGCCGGAGTCATCGCGCTGACCAGGCAACTGGCCTACGAGCTCGGCCCCACCGGGATCCGGGTCAACGCGGTCGCCCCGTCGACGATCATGACGGAGCGGCTGGAGGAGCGGATGCCGGCGGAGTTCCAGGAGCGGCTGCTGGCCGAGCACCCGATCGGGCGGCTCGGCACGCCGCTCGACGTGGCGAACGTGACCGCCTTCCTCGCCTCCGAGGCGTCGTCATGGCTCACCGGGCTCACGATCGACGTCGCGGGCGGCAAGTGGATGCCGTGA
- a CDS encoding ATP-binding protein, with amino-acid sequence MNVVVTDLQSRLFSRWCDLPRSPIASSIARRWVSAMLASWDLSLSLAHEATIAELTSELVTNAVQHAAPPAWGSSDIRINVRAGDATIWVAVCDHDPALPTRRIPDFLAESGRGLFLVDAQADQWGAVPHENGKYVWFSLECRGGIDATNAKEDPPCPPSSFPTTSSVRGHIA; translated from the coding sequence GTGAATGTCGTCGTCACCGACCTTCAGAGCCGGCTGTTCTCCCGCTGGTGCGATCTGCCCCGCTCGCCGATCGCCTCGTCCATCGCGCGCCGCTGGGTGTCGGCAATGCTCGCCTCCTGGGATCTGTCTCTCTCCCTCGCTCACGAGGCGACGATCGCCGAGCTGACCAGCGAACTGGTCACCAACGCGGTCCAGCACGCGGCCCCGCCCGCCTGGGGATCCTCCGACATCAGGATCAACGTGCGAGCAGGGGACGCCACGATCTGGGTGGCGGTCTGCGACCACGATCCGGCTCTTCCCACGCGGCGGATCCCCGACTTCCTCGCCGAAAGCGGGCGCGGGCTGTTCCTGGTCGACGCGCAGGCCGACCAGTGGGGCGCTGTCCCGCACGAGAACGGCAAGTACGTTTGGTTCAGCCTGGAATGCCGCGGCGGCATCGACGCCACGAACGCTAAGGAGGATCCGCCATGTCCCCCGTCGTCCTTCCCCACGACGTCCTCGGTTCGGGGCCACATCGCGTAA
- a CDS encoding amidohydrolase family protein, with the protein MTPTTTGRRLCGTRTRRSSGCASGAGCGRAGGGGVQRRHPGRPRPGAYYDYAPAPEPVLKRARGLADRCAAYDVPLAAAALQFPLRHPAVTGVVVGARSPEEMAEDLDLAALPIPDDLWIELDGPMTRIDAHHHVWDLAARPHGWLDAEPMAPVRRTFTLDDLAGPAAAAGVTATVLVQVLHDLAETREFLALAAGSELVAGVVGWIDLTAPDAADTLAGLPDGLVGVRHGVQSEPDPDWLTRPDVRRGLAAVSAAGLTYDLLTLPHQLPAAVDTVGALPELTFVLDHLSKPPIASGELEPWRSRILELAAYPNVYCKLSGMVTEADWASWQVADLRPYAETVLEAFGPERVMFGSDWPVCLLAAEYEQVAQAADELCAGLSEGERAEVFAGTARRAYRLHQETRNVVR; encoded by the coding sequence ATGACCCCGACGACCACTGGGAGGAGGCTGTGCGGCACGCGTACCCGGCGCTCGAGCGGCTGCGCGAGCGGGGCGGGGTGCGGGCGTGCTGGTGGCGGGGGTGTTCAACGGCGGCATCCTGGCCGACCCCGGCCCGGCGCGTACTACGACTACGCCCCCGCGCCCGAGCCGGTGCTGAAGCGGGCGCGCGGGCTGGCCGACCGCTGCGCCGCGTACGACGTGCCGCTCGCGGCGGCCGCGCTGCAGTTCCCGCTGCGCCACCCGGCGGTGACCGGCGTCGTGGTCGGCGCCCGCAGTCCCGAGGAGATGGCCGAGGACCTCGACCTGGCCGCCCTCCCGATCCCTGACGACCTCTGGATCGAGTTGGATGGACCTATGACCCGCATTGACGCCCACCACCACGTCTGGGACCTCGCCGCCCGCCCGCACGGCTGGCTCGACGCCGAGCCGATGGCGCCCGTCCGCCGCACGTTCACCCTCGACGACCTCGCCGGGCCCGCGGCGGCGGCCGGGGTCACGGCGACCGTGCTGGTGCAGGTGCTGCACGACCTGGCGGAGACCCGGGAGTTCCTGGCCCTGGCCGCCGGGTCCGAGCTGGTCGCGGGCGTCGTCGGCTGGATCGACCTCACCGCGCCCGACGCCGCCGACACCCTGGCCGGGCTGCCGGACGGGCTGGTGGGCGTCCGCCACGGCGTCCAGTCCGAGCCGGACCCCGACTGGCTGACCCGGCCCGACGTGCGGCGCGGGCTCGCCGCGGTGTCCGCCGCCGGGCTCACGTACGACCTGCTCACGCTGCCGCACCAGCTGCCCGCCGCCGTCGACACGGTGGGCGCGCTGCCGGAGCTGACGTTCGTGCTCGACCACCTGTCCAAGCCGCCGATCGCCTCCGGCGAGCTGGAGCCGTGGCGGAGCCGGATCCTGGAGCTGGCCGCGTACCCGAACGTCTACTGCAAGCTGTCCGGCATGGTCACCGAGGCCGACTGGGCGTCCTGGCAGGTGGCCGACCTGCGGCCGTACGCCGAGACCGTGCTCGAGGCGTTCGGGCCCGAGCGGGTGATGTTCGGCTCCGACTGGCCGGTCTGCCTGCTCGCGGCGGAGTACGAGCAGGTGGCGCAGGCCGCGGACGAGCTGTGCGCGGGGCTGTCGGAGGGCGAGCGGGCCGAGGTCTTCGCCGGTACGGCCCGCCGCGCGTACCGGCTGCATCAAGAGACGCGGAACGTCGTGCGGTAG